A section of the Oryzias latipes chromosome 10, ASM223467v1 genome encodes:
- the LOC101171752 gene encoding uncharacterized protein LOC101171752 isoform X1, whose translation MRCTTLTTLLTGVMLYLGMGALVFVTLESPKESVAFEELLKTKKDFLINNTCVSEFDFHRLLKDVVSAMEAGLDVGNIPANLSTRWDMASAFFFCGTIITTIGFGNLSPRTWFGQLFCVCYALVGIPMFGILLAGVGDHMGTVLRKAVAKIETLFLKRKVRPTTVRVISAVLSILIGCLIFLAVPTVVFQKVERWSFLESLYFVVITLTTVGFGDYVPGGANEGGNIFKPLVLLWIVFGLAYFASILTMIGNWLRVLSKKTRAEMEELRAHATDWTQNMSMDFRIPNPLEFNDPFLLQRRRWKRSERRRIRRGAQGTLGYWIRGGSENGHLPNHWPGLSSSLSRLEGRSSLEKAVVAKFRPRLSADTHVIVRTAAGGGNDPAVNVQRQGRSLPPRLGRSLSVPVACSTSELDSMGAVMPDRSLSGSGSWYDSRSDGSSVSLSLSIYCNFQPGHSTTRSKEKEEGEVPQLQTSQEKNEAIPAESFKPVANGVQSNISTHCFSHLSLPFPSELPPVLTPSPSNPTPVCQPLDFFGENLAYIDESSDALSDKMTEREEKRRRPRKPKRRSMRRQLPHRSTSQVNSDLQPPSNPPTPPPVFSASDLPPSGIHTDSALAL comes from the exons ATGCGATGCACCACCCTCACCACCCTGCTGACGGGGGTCATGTTGTATCTGGGGATGGGAGCTCTTGTCTTTGTCACCCTGGAGTCTCCCAAGGAGAGTGTGGCATTTGAGGAACTGCTCAAAACCAAGAAAGACTTTCTGATCAATAACACCTGCGTCTCAGAGTTTGATTTCCACAGACTTCTAAAG GATGTGGTGTCAGCCATGGAGGCAGGTCTGGATGTTGGCAACATTCCTGCCAACTTAAGCACACGCTGGGACATGGCCTCTGCCTTCTTCTTCTGCGGCACCATAATTACCACCATTG GCTTTGGAAACCTATCACCGCGCACCTGGTTTGGACAACTCTTCTGTGTCTGCTATGCCTTGGTGGGTATCCCCATGTTTGGCATACTGCTAGCTGGAGTGGGTGACCACATGGGCACGGTGCTGCGGAAAGCTGTGGCCAAAATTGAGACCCTCTTTTTG AAAAGGAAGGTCAGGCCCACAACTGTGCGTGTGATCTCAGCAGTTCTctccatcctgattggctgtttgaTCTTCCTCGCCGTGCCCACAGTAGTGTTTCAGAAAGTGGAGAGATGGTCCTTCCTGGAGTCCTTGTATTTTGTGGTCATCACTCTCACCACTGTTGGCTTTGGAGACTATGTACCCG GTGGAGCAAACGAGGGCGGTAACATTTTCAAGCCCCTGGTGTTGTTGTGGATAGTGTTTGGTCTAGCCTACTTTGCCTCCATCCTCACCATGATAGGCAACTGGCTGCGGGTTCTGTCCAAGAAGACTCGTGCCGAG ATGGAGGAGCTGAGGGCTCACGCCACAGACTGGACTCAGAACATGTCCATGGATTTTCGAATCCCGAATCCTCTGGAGTTCAATGACCCTTTCCTCCTGCAGCGCAGACGTTGGAAGCGCAGTGAGCGTCGACGCATTCGCCGAGGTGCCCAGGGCACTCTGGGATACTGGATTCGAGGAGGGTCTGAGAATGGACACCTCCCAAATCACTGGCCTGGTCTCTCAAGTTCCTTGAGTCGACTGGAGGGCCGTTCATCACTAGAGAAAGCTGTGGTGGCAAAGTTCAGACCACGGCTGAGTGCTGACACTCATGTGATTGTCCGCACTGCAGCGGGAGGTGGGAATGATCCTGCAGTGAATGTGCAGAGACAGGGCCGGTCGCTTCCTCCAAGGCTTGGCCGCTCTTTATCTGTCCCGGTGGCCTGCTCCACCTCAGAGCTGGACTCCATGGGTGCAGTCATGCCTGACAGATCCCTCTCTGGATCTGGGTCTTGGTATGATTCCAGGTCGGATGGCTCTTCCGTATCACTGTCGTTGTCCATATACTGTAACTTCCAGCCGGGTCATTCGACCACCAGGAGCAAGGAGAAGGAGGAAGGTGAAGTTCCACAACTTCAAACTTCACAGGAAAAGAATGAAGCAATCCCAGCAGAGAGCTTTAAACCTGTAGCAAATGGTGTGCAGAGTAACATCAGCACCCATTGTTTCTCGCATCTTTCCCTTCCTTTTCCATCTGAGCTGCCTCCGGTTCTCACTCCCTCCCCGAGCAACCCTACCCCAGTCTGTCAGCCTCTCGATTTCTTTGGCGAGAACCTCGCTTACATAGACGAGTCTTCGGATGCCCTGAGCGACAAGATGACGGAGCGCGAGGAGAAGAGAAGGCGGCCACGAAAACCCAAAAGACGAAGCATGAGACGACAGCTGCCCCACAGGTCAACCTCCCAGGTCAACAGCGACTTGCAGCCACCATCCAATCCACCGACACCACCCCCAGTCTTCTCTGCCTCCGACCTTCCTCCGTCAGGGATCCACACAGATTCAGCTCTGGCCCTCTGA
- the LOC101171752 gene encoding uncharacterized protein LOC101171752 isoform X2 has product MRCTTLTTLLTGVMLYLGMGALVFVTLESPKESVAFEELLKTKKDFLINNTCVSEFDFHRLLKDVVSAMEAGLDVGNIPANLSTRWDMASAFFFCGTIITTIGFGNLSPRTWFGQLFCVCYALKRKVRPTTVRVISAVLSILIGCLIFLAVPTVVFQKVERWSFLESLYFVVITLTTVGFGDYVPGGANEGGNIFKPLVLLWIVFGLAYFASILTMIGNWLRVLSKKTRAEMEELRAHATDWTQNMSMDFRIPNPLEFNDPFLLQRRRWKRSERRRIRRGAQGTLGYWIRGGSENGHLPNHWPGLSSSLSRLEGRSSLEKAVVAKFRPRLSADTHVIVRTAAGGGNDPAVNVQRQGRSLPPRLGRSLSVPVACSTSELDSMGAVMPDRSLSGSGSWYDSRSDGSSVSLSLSIYCNFQPGHSTTRSKEKEEGEVPQLQTSQEKNEAIPAESFKPVANGVQSNISTHCFSHLSLPFPSELPPVLTPSPSNPTPVCQPLDFFGENLAYIDESSDALSDKMTEREEKRRRPRKPKRRSMRRQLPHRSTSQVNSDLQPPSNPPTPPPVFSASDLPPSGIHTDSALAL; this is encoded by the exons ATGCGATGCACCACCCTCACCACCCTGCTGACGGGGGTCATGTTGTATCTGGGGATGGGAGCTCTTGTCTTTGTCACCCTGGAGTCTCCCAAGGAGAGTGTGGCATTTGAGGAACTGCTCAAAACCAAGAAAGACTTTCTGATCAATAACACCTGCGTCTCAGAGTTTGATTTCCACAGACTTCTAAAG GATGTGGTGTCAGCCATGGAGGCAGGTCTGGATGTTGGCAACATTCCTGCCAACTTAAGCACACGCTGGGACATGGCCTCTGCCTTCTTCTTCTGCGGCACCATAATTACCACCATTG GCTTTGGAAACCTATCACCGCGCACCTGGTTTGGACAACTCTTCTGTGTCTGCTATGCCTTG AAAAGGAAGGTCAGGCCCACAACTGTGCGTGTGATCTCAGCAGTTCTctccatcctgattggctgtttgaTCTTCCTCGCCGTGCCCACAGTAGTGTTTCAGAAAGTGGAGAGATGGTCCTTCCTGGAGTCCTTGTATTTTGTGGTCATCACTCTCACCACTGTTGGCTTTGGAGACTATGTACCCG GTGGAGCAAACGAGGGCGGTAACATTTTCAAGCCCCTGGTGTTGTTGTGGATAGTGTTTGGTCTAGCCTACTTTGCCTCCATCCTCACCATGATAGGCAACTGGCTGCGGGTTCTGTCCAAGAAGACTCGTGCCGAG ATGGAGGAGCTGAGGGCTCACGCCACAGACTGGACTCAGAACATGTCCATGGATTTTCGAATCCCGAATCCTCTGGAGTTCAATGACCCTTTCCTCCTGCAGCGCAGACGTTGGAAGCGCAGTGAGCGTCGACGCATTCGCCGAGGTGCCCAGGGCACTCTGGGATACTGGATTCGAGGAGGGTCTGAGAATGGACACCTCCCAAATCACTGGCCTGGTCTCTCAAGTTCCTTGAGTCGACTGGAGGGCCGTTCATCACTAGAGAAAGCTGTGGTGGCAAAGTTCAGACCACGGCTGAGTGCTGACACTCATGTGATTGTCCGCACTGCAGCGGGAGGTGGGAATGATCCTGCAGTGAATGTGCAGAGACAGGGCCGGTCGCTTCCTCCAAGGCTTGGCCGCTCTTTATCTGTCCCGGTGGCCTGCTCCACCTCAGAGCTGGACTCCATGGGTGCAGTCATGCCTGACAGATCCCTCTCTGGATCTGGGTCTTGGTATGATTCCAGGTCGGATGGCTCTTCCGTATCACTGTCGTTGTCCATATACTGTAACTTCCAGCCGGGTCATTCGACCACCAGGAGCAAGGAGAAGGAGGAAGGTGAAGTTCCACAACTTCAAACTTCACAGGAAAAGAATGAAGCAATCCCAGCAGAGAGCTTTAAACCTGTAGCAAATGGTGTGCAGAGTAACATCAGCACCCATTGTTTCTCGCATCTTTCCCTTCCTTTTCCATCTGAGCTGCCTCCGGTTCTCACTCCCTCCCCGAGCAACCCTACCCCAGTCTGTCAGCCTCTCGATTTCTTTGGCGAGAACCTCGCTTACATAGACGAGTCTTCGGATGCCCTGAGCGACAAGATGACGGAGCGCGAGGAGAAGAGAAGGCGGCCACGAAAACCCAAAAGACGAAGCATGAGACGACAGCTGCCCCACAGGTCAACCTCCCAGGTCAACAGCGACTTGCAGCCACCATCCAATCCACCGACACCACCCCCAGTCTTCTCTGCCTCCGACCTTCCTCCGTCAGGGATCCACACAGATTCAGCTCTGGCCCTCTGA
- the trmt112 gene encoding multifunctional methyltransferase subunit TRM112-like protein translates to MKLLTHNMLTSHVKGVTKGYPLLIKATEVKVNQLDFNPQFVSRMIPKLEWGALVQAAEDLGYRQDLPGELIADYEQNEEFLKKVHRVLLEVEVMEGCLKCPESGREFPITKGIPNMLLNEDDA, encoded by the exons ATGAAGCTCCTCACACACAACATGTTGACCTCTCACGTGAAGGGAGTCACTAAGGGATACCCGCTGCTCATTAAG GCCACTGAAGTAAAAGTCAATCAGCTGGACTTCAACCCTCAGTTTGTGAGCCGGATGATTCCCAAACTAGAGTGGGGAGCTCTCGTCcaggctgcagaggat TTGGGTTATCGACAGGACCTGCCTGGTGAACTTATTGCAGATTACGAGCAAAATGAAGAGTTCCTGAAGAAAGTACACAGAGTGCTGTTGGAG gtggaggtgatggagggatgTCTAAAGTGTCCTGAATCAGGACGGGAGTTCCCGATCACCAAAGGAATCCCCAACATGCTGCTGAACGAGGATGATGCCTAA
- the LOC101155037 gene encoding transforming growth factor beta-2, with translation MWLPCLALLLLLLRFSGVLLVDGFNTCQSINLDAQKSRRIEAVRGQILSKLRIRSPPDDDDEPLPGGVPPEVMLLYNSTRELLKERARQAESACERESSEEDYYAKEVQRIDMLPPRTDSNTVQPEAPSHFYRVVSFDVSGVDLTNSTLVKAEFRIFRAPNPQSRASEQRVEIYQLLRPEEDSTSTQRYIDSRTVQPRAKGSWMSMDVTETVKDWVSDPENNLGLKLGVHCPCCTFVPSTNNIVPNKSEELEVLFAGVDDERLRQMRRPGQVKGQADYSTKTPHLILTLLPSDRVDNPARKSRKKRAAATDATTCSRGSDQGCCLRSLYIDFRRDLNWKWIHEPKGYKANFCAGSCPYLWSTNNHYNMILPLYNKLNPEASASPCCVPQELEPLTIMYFIGRTPRVEQLSNMVVKSCKCR, from the exons ATGTGGCTCCCCTGCCTGgcgctgctcctgctgctgctccggTTCTCCGGGGTTCTGCTGGTGGACGGGTTCAACACGTGTCAGTCCATCAACCTGGACGCGCAAAAGTCGCGGCGCATCGAAGCGGTCCGTGGACAGATCCTCAGCAAGCTTCGCATCCGCAGCCCACCCGACGACGACGACGAGCCCCTGCCGGGTGGCGTGCCCCCCGAGGTCATGCTGCTCTACAACAGCACGCGGGAGCTGCTGAAAGAGCGCGCGCGGCAAGCGGAGTCGGCGTGCGAGCGCGAAAGCAGCGAGGAGGACTATTACGCCAAAGAGGTGCAGAGGATTGACATGCTGCCCCCCCGCACCGACTCCA ATACTGTGCAACCAGAAGCACCTAGCCACTTTTACAGAGTCGTCTCTTTCGACGTCAGCGGAGTCGACCTTACAAACAGCACCTTGGTAAAGGCTGAGTTCAGGATCTTTAGAGCTCCCAACCCGCAGTCCCGGGCCTCAGAGCAGAGAGTGGAGATCTATCAG TTACTCCGACCTGAGGAAGATAGCACCTCCACTCAACGTTACATCGACTCTCGCACAGTTCAGCCAAGGGCCAAGGGAAGCTGGATGTCCATGGACGTCACGGAAACCGTTAAAGATTGGGTGTCAGATCCAG AGAATAACCTTGGACTCAAGCTGGGCGTCCACTGTCCCTGCTGCACCTTCGTCCCATCCACCAACAACATAGTGCCCAACAAGAGTGAAGAGCTAGAAGTTTTGTTTGCTG GTGTGGATGATGAGCGGCTTCGTCAGATGAGAAGACCGGGTCAGGTCAAAGGCCAGGCAGATTACAGTACCAAGACGCCACATCTCATCCTCACCCTGCTTCCCAGTGACAGAGTGGACAACCCGGCCAGGAAGAGCCGCAAGAAGAGGGCAGCTGCCACAGACGCCACGACCTGCTCCCG TGGTTCGGATCAGGGCTGCTGCCTACGCTCGCTTTATATCGACTTCAGGCGTGACCTCAACTGGAAGTGGATCCATGAGCCAAAAGGTTACAAAGCCAACTTCTGTGCCGGCAGCTGTCCTTACCTCTGGAGCACCAACAACCACTACAACATG ATCCTGCCCCTGTACAACAAGCTGAACCCAGAGGCCTCCGCCTCCCCCTGCTGTGTTCCCCAGGAGCTGGAGCCCCTTACCATCATGTACTTCATAGGACGCACACCACGTGTTGAGCAGCTCTCCAATATGGTTGTGAAATCCTGTAAGTGCCGTTAA